From Tenuifilum sp. 4138str, a single genomic window includes:
- a CDS encoding patatin-like phospholipase family protein produces the protein MVKSKNVALVLGSGGARGLAHIGVIEELTRRGYSITSISGSSMGALVGGLLAANRLDDYKNWILKLDKIDILTLIDFTFSSKGIVKGQKVFEKMQELNMVPDINIEDLPLPYTAVAVDILSNQLIVFNSGKLQTAIRASISIPSVFTPLPYNGTLLVDGGVLSPLPLEYVRRTKNDLLVAVDLNAIIPYDLAVPTNKQSKNSWVKDNPKIEQLVAKWDKFFGHNAAAKESEVKAKQSPKSISYFDLAMRSVQLMQSQLTQYAIKVTPPDVLVPISKNSATVFEFYKAAELIEYGRLQCAKVLDEKGL, from the coding sequence ATGGTTAAATCAAAGAATGTTGCACTGGTTCTTGGGAGTGGTGGTGCTCGGGGTTTAGCCCATATTGGGGTGATTGAGGAGTTAACCCGAAGGGGTTACAGTATTACATCTATCTCAGGCTCATCAATGGGGGCACTTGTGGGAGGCTTGCTGGCTGCCAACAGGCTTGATGATTACAAAAACTGGATACTCAAACTCGATAAAATTGATATCCTAACGCTGATCGATTTTACATTCTCATCAAAAGGTATTGTTAAAGGGCAAAAGGTTTTTGAAAAGATGCAGGAGCTCAATATGGTTCCTGATATAAACATAGAGGATTTACCCCTACCATACACTGCTGTTGCAGTCGACATTTTAAGTAATCAGCTTATTGTTTTTAATTCCGGCAAGCTCCAAACCGCCATTCGCGCATCCATTTCAATCCCAAGCGTTTTCACACCATTGCCATACAATGGTACATTACTTGTTGATGGTGGAGTGCTTTCGCCATTGCCCCTGGAGTATGTTAGGCGAACTAAAAACGATTTACTGGTGGCTGTTGATTTGAATGCCATTATCCCTTACGATTTGGCTGTGCCAACCAATAAGCAATCCAAAAACAGCTGGGTTAAGGATAACCCTAAAATTGAGCAACTTGTTGCCAAGTGGGATAAATTCTTTGGGCACAATGCGGCAGCTAAGGAAAGTGAGGTAAAAGCTAAGCAATCGCCAAAAAGTATTAGCTACTTCGATTTAGCCATGCGTTCGGTACAGCTCATGCAGTCGCAGTTAACCCAGTATGCAATAAAGGTAACCCCGCCCGATGTGCTTGTTCCCATATCAAAAAATTCGGCTACCGTTTTTGAATTTTACAAGGCTGCAGAGCTGATTGAGTACGGACGCTTACAATGCGCAAAGGTGCTGGACGAAAAGGGGTTATAG
- a CDS encoding CotH kinase family protein, translating to MKLIIAVFKRFFFLLGLPLLVLTGYTQGVVENNPLFDDSEVARIDITINPTYLQSILQAGNEESNTEYPATFSFTSSKFTAVVENAGFRLRGNTSRYAQKKSFKVSFNTFEPGKKLKGIEKLNLNGEHNDPSIVRSKLVWDLMGEIGLPAPRANHVRLYINNQYYGLYINVEHIDENFVKARFGNNDGNLYKCLYPADLTYRSSDPNAYKFVQNGYRVYDLKTNTEQDNYSDLAQLIDIINRTSISDLPAKLEPIFDVNNFLKYLAVEALTGNWDGYSYNKNNFYLYRNTATGRFEFIPYDTDNTFGIDWFNIDWATRNVTTWVSSQARPLTKNILAVDVYRKRYYFYLKQLINGAFSTNSIQSKAIALRSKIEAYATIDPFRPLDYGWSSSDFYSSYFNALGGHVKYGLIPYVTKRIQYANSQFSIGDIPPIVSNVSWLAYGYKAPVTVFADVDDEEKANLKLYFKADDSNWQSIEMQNTNRNHYISTLGPWSKPVKAISFYFECTDKGGKTTREPLNGEYSIKFNQIAIPICINEVMTSNQSTYPDEYGNYSDWIELYNYGKNPISLQGMSISDSLGKPGKWALPSITIYPGEFLLLWADGEPEKGNNHLPFRLSSQGEEIGLFTSKTDGYKLIDGYQFGKIAKNESFGYYPNAVGLPQALLSPTPGKSNVYTSKRIDMVLPEIIAYPNPFTESVTITLSYQPAYDYTISIVNPQGITVLEHFMKKDDNPKLTWHPQNLSKGTYLIVFTIHGKQNQLIKPQKVIFEKF from the coding sequence ATGAAATTGATAATTGCAGTGTTTAAAAGATTTTTTTTCCTATTAGGGTTACCGCTTTTAGTACTGACTGGGTACACACAAGGAGTAGTTGAGAACAATCCGCTGTTCGATGATAGTGAGGTTGCACGTATCGATATCACAATTAATCCTACATACTTACAAAGTATACTGCAAGCTGGAAATGAAGAGAGTAACACTGAATACCCTGCCACTTTCAGCTTCACTTCATCGAAATTTACGGCCGTAGTGGAGAATGCTGGTTTCAGGTTAAGGGGTAATACCTCGCGCTACGCCCAAAAGAAATCGTTTAAGGTATCGTTTAATACCTTTGAACCCGGAAAGAAGTTGAAGGGTATTGAAAAATTGAACCTAAACGGTGAACATAACGACCCATCGATTGTTCGCTCCAAGCTAGTTTGGGATTTAATGGGTGAAATTGGTTTACCCGCTCCACGTGCAAACCATGTTAGGCTTTATATTAACAATCAGTATTACGGGCTATACATCAACGTTGAACATATAGATGAGAATTTTGTGAAAGCACGGTTTGGCAACAACGATGGAAATCTTTATAAATGTCTATATCCGGCCGATTTAACATACCGGAGCAGTGACCCTAATGCCTATAAATTTGTTCAAAACGGATACCGTGTATATGATCTAAAAACCAATACCGAACAGGACAACTATTCCGACCTTGCACAACTTATTGATATTATTAACCGCACATCCATATCGGATTTGCCAGCTAAACTTGAGCCAATATTTGATGTTAATAACTTCTTGAAATACCTAGCAGTTGAGGCGTTAACAGGAAACTGGGATGGATACTCATACAACAAGAACAACTTTTACCTTTACAGAAATACAGCCACCGGACGCTTTGAGTTCATACCCTACGATACCGATAACACATTTGGAATTGACTGGTTCAATATTGACTGGGCAACACGCAACGTAACCACATGGGTAAGCAGCCAGGCGCGACCTTTAACAAAAAACATACTTGCAGTTGATGTTTACCGCAAGCGCTACTACTTTTACCTAAAGCAGCTAATAAACGGAGCCTTTTCAACTAATTCCATTCAGTCCAAGGCTATTGCTCTACGATCAAAAATTGAAGCCTACGCCACTATCGATCCTTTCCGACCGCTCGATTACGGATGGAGTAGTTCCGATTTCTATAGTTCCTACTTCAATGCACTTGGCGGGCACGTTAAGTACGGTTTAATCCCTTACGTAACCAAGCGCATACAATACGCAAACTCTCAGTTTAGTATCGGTGATATTCCGCCAATTGTTTCCAATGTTAGCTGGTTAGCTTACGGTTACAAAGCTCCAGTTACAGTTTTTGCCGATGTTGACGATGAAGAGAAGGCTAACCTAAAACTATACTTCAAAGCTGATGATAGCAATTGGCAAAGCATTGAAATGCAAAACACCAACCGCAACCACTACATTTCCACTTTGGGGCCATGGAGCAAACCTGTTAAAGCTATCAGCTTCTATTTTGAATGCACCGATAAGGGCGGTAAAACAACCCGCGAGCCACTCAACGGTGAGTATTCAATAAAATTCAATCAAATTGCAATACCCATTTGCATTAACGAGGTGATGACATCCAACCAATCCACCTATCCGGATGAGTATGGCAACTACTCCGACTGGATTGAGCTATACAACTACGGCAAAAATCCCATATCGCTACAGGGCATGAGCATAAGCGATAGCTTGGGTAAACCCGGGAAATGGGCTCTGCCCAGCATCACTATTTACCCAGGTGAGTTTCTGCTTCTTTGGGCCGATGGTGAACCCGAAAAAGGCAATAACCACTTACCTTTCCGACTCAGTAGCCAAGGCGAAGAAATTGGGCTTTTTACATCTAAAACCGATGGGTACAAGCTAATTGATGGTTACCAGTTTGGCAAAATAGCCAAAAATGAGAGTTTTGGCTACTACCCCAATGCTGTCGGCTTGCCTCAAGCACTGCTTAGCCCAACACCCGGAAAAAGTAATGTGTACACATCCAAACGGATTGATATGGTGTTACCTGAAATTATTGCCTACCCCAACCCATTTACTGAATCTGTTACAATTACCCTATCGTACCAACCTGCCTACGACTACACTATTTCAATAGTTAACCCTCAAGGAATTACCGTGCTGGAGCATTTCATGAAAAAAGACGATAACCCAAAGCTAACCTGGCACCCACAAAACCTTTCAAAGGGTACATACTTAATAGTTTTTACAATTCACGGCAAGCAAAATCAACTTATTAAACCGCAAAAAGTTATTTTTGAAAAATTTTGA
- a CDS encoding SoxR reducing system RseC family protein — MSSKPNVIEHLGRVEAITATDIRVTIISQSACASCHAKGACSAADVAEKQVVVSKPYHNYTVGETVKVTMQQSLGFKALFLGYILPLIVLVVSLFVFNALGFSESVSGLLSLAVLVPYYLMLYLFRKSIEKQFHFDIEKL, encoded by the coding sequence ATGTCTTCAAAACCCAATGTTATTGAGCATTTAGGACGTGTTGAGGCAATAACTGCAACCGATATTCGGGTAACAATAATCAGCCAGTCCGCTTGCGCCAGCTGTCATGCTAAAGGGGCCTGTTCTGCAGCCGATGTTGCCGAGAAACAGGTAGTAGTATCAAAGCCATACCACAATTACACTGTAGGCGAAACCGTTAAGGTTACCATGCAGCAATCGCTTGGTTTCAAGGCTTTATTTTTGGGATACATCCTTCCGTTAATCGTTCTTGTTGTTTCCCTTTTTGTGTTCAACGCCTTGGGGTTTAGCGAGTCAGTATCGGGTTTGCTCTCGTTGGCTGTTCTTGTACCCTACTACCTTATGCTTTACTTATTTAGGAAAAGTATTGAGAAACAGTTTCATTTTGATATTGAGAAATTATAA
- the rlmB gene encoding 23S rRNA (guanosine(2251)-2'-O)-methyltransferase RlmB: MKNSENLIFGIRAVLEALNAGAKISKVIVRQGLTGNLASELMGLLKHNNIPFQYLPNEAFTKYKDKNHQGVIAFTSPIEVYRVEDILPQLQEKTNSPFLLILDSITDVRNFGAIVRTAECAGVDAIIVPAKGAANIGGDAIKTSAGALYNIPICRVGSLKMLSYQLRDYGYRIVSASERGEKLLYEANLTGPIAIVMGAEDTGIHPEVLRQSHEIVRIPLKGKIESLNVSVATGIVLFEAVRQRTL, encoded by the coding sequence ATGAAAAACTCGGAGAACCTAATATTTGGCATAAGAGCCGTTTTGGAAGCACTTAATGCTGGAGCAAAAATTAGCAAAGTGATAGTACGCCAAGGGCTCACCGGCAACCTAGCATCAGAGCTTATGGGGTTGCTAAAGCATAATAACATTCCCTTTCAGTATCTACCCAACGAGGCTTTTACTAAGTATAAGGATAAAAATCATCAGGGGGTTATTGCGTTTACCTCACCAATTGAGGTTTATAGGGTTGAAGATATTTTACCTCAACTACAGGAAAAAACCAACTCGCCATTCCTACTTATACTCGACAGCATTACCGATGTACGTAACTTTGGTGCAATTGTTCGAACTGCCGAATGCGCAGGCGTTGATGCCATTATTGTTCCAGCCAAAGGGGCAGCCAATATTGGCGGCGATGCCATAAAAACCTCGGCTGGCGCACTTTATAACATTCCCATTTGTAGGGTAGGTAGCCTAAAAATGCTAAGCTATCAGCTACGCGATTATGGGTATAGGATTGTTTCGGCAAGCGAAAGGGGCGAAAAGTTGCTCTATGAAGCTAACCTTACCGGACCAATAGCTATTGTTATGGGCGCTGAGGATACGGGTATACACCCCGAGGTGCTAAGGCAATCGCATGAAATTGTTCGTATACCATTAAAAGGAAAAATTGAGTCGCTAAATGTCTCGGTGGCTACTGGCATTGTTCTGTTTGAAGCCGTTAGGCAGCGAACCCTATAA
- a CDS encoding DUF2490 domain-containing protein translates to MIRNKLSLIFASTLLIVTNASSQVARTLWSGAELQLPFSKAFRVTFSPELRLTDEKRIDDFILEAEAQLRIHKLLQPTFSYRYYRFYDDPGEYFNGQRLGAGINSSVELGRFKLTNRIYYFHRLINRYGYGYSIETRRELREGIKITYNIRRTKLEPFVQAEIYYDISPDRNHEFSRVRIRTGLEYPFSKRSSIDLFFQIQDKLNTSNPLRTYTFGIFYNYKLPTSKPKSVDIE, encoded by the coding sequence ATGATACGGAATAAACTGTCATTGATTTTTGCATCTACTTTACTAATAGTCACAAATGCTAGCTCGCAGGTTGCTCGCACATTATGGAGCGGTGCTGAACTCCAGCTTCCCTTTTCAAAAGCATTTCGTGTTACGTTCTCCCCTGAGCTAAGGCTAACCGACGAAAAGAGAATTGATGATTTTATTCTTGAAGCCGAGGCTCAACTTCGTATCCATAAACTCCTGCAGCCTACTTTTTCATACAGATATTACAGGTTTTACGATGACCCGGGTGAATACTTTAATGGTCAACGGTTAGGAGCAGGTATAAACTCATCGGTTGAGTTGGGTCGATTTAAACTGACCAATCGCATTTACTACTTTCATAGGCTAATAAACCGTTACGGTTATGGCTACTCCATTGAAACAAGGCGCGAACTCCGCGAAGGTATCAAAATAACATACAACATAAGGCGAACAAAGCTTGAACCCTTTGTGCAGGCCGAAATTTACTACGATATTTCACCCGACCGTAACCATGAATTTTCAAGAGTCAGAATCAGAACCGGTTTGGAATACCCTTTCTCAAAGCGGTCGAGTATAGACCTGTTTTTCCAAATACAGGATAAGCTGAATACAAGCAACCCACTCCGAACCTACACTTTTGGTATTTTTTACAACTATAAGCTACCTACATCAAAACCCAAATCGGTTGATATAGAGTAA
- a CDS encoding ABC-F family ATP-binding cassette domain-containing protein, protein MISVNNLTLSFGGFDLFKGISFQLNDNEHVGLVGKNGAGKTTLLRLIAGELQPTKGNISLPSDIRLGYLPQQMKLASGKTVIEETRKAFAETIQIKNYINHISEQISHRTDYESKEYLELINKLTELNDRYAILEGDSADARAEQTLLGLGFKRADFSRQTTEFSGGWRMRIELAKILLQNPQVLLLDEPTNHLDIESIQWLEDYLKDFQGALLLISHDRAFLDNVTQRTIEISLGNVYDYRVPYSQYVELRRERREQQLAAYRNQQKLIEDTQEFIDRFRYKATKAVQVQSRIKMLERMDIIEVDEEDSATLNIRFPEAPRSGDVVIEAKEVSKSFGNKHVFSDVHFTIERGQKVAFVGRNGEGKTTMSRIIVGELPYDGHLKIGHNVTIGYFAQNQDELLDGSLTVLETIDHVAVGDIRTRMRDILGAFLFRGEDVDKRVSVLSGGERNRLAMAKLMLQPYNLLVLDEPTNHLDMRSKDVLKNALQAFNGTLILVSHDRDFLNGLVDKIYEFTDGKVKEHLGGIYDFLQRKKLQNLKELERKQVEQKAKNSTSTNSEQKIQWEERKELDRQIRKLESQVEKLEKEIAMLESTIAETDTKLSNPTTHGIDLSDKDFFKKYESHKTELMEKMEQWENLLAQVEELKTKRNKTN, encoded by the coding sequence ATGATTTCGGTTAATAATCTTACGCTTAGCTTTGGTGGGTTCGACCTATTTAAGGGGATAAGCTTTCAGCTAAACGATAATGAGCATGTTGGGCTTGTTGGAAAGAATGGAGCAGGTAAAACCACATTGCTAAGGCTAATTGCTGGCGAACTACAACCCACAAAGGGAAATATCTCATTACCCAGTGATATTAGGTTAGGGTATTTGCCCCAACAAATGAAGCTGGCCTCGGGAAAAACCGTAATAGAGGAAACCCGCAAGGCTTTCGCCGAAACAATTCAAATAAAAAATTACATTAACCACATCTCGGAGCAAATTTCACACCGCACCGATTACGAAAGCAAGGAGTACCTTGAGCTTATCAATAAGCTCACCGAATTAAACGACCGCTATGCCATACTTGAAGGCGATAGCGCCGATGCACGGGCAGAGCAAACCCTTTTGGGCTTAGGTTTTAAGCGAGCCGATTTTAGCCGTCAAACCACTGAGTTTAGCGGGGGATGGCGCATGCGTATTGAACTGGCCAAGATATTACTCCAGAACCCACAGGTTTTGCTGCTCGACGAGCCAACCAATCATTTGGATATTGAATCGATACAGTGGTTGGAGGATTACCTTAAAGACTTTCAGGGTGCCCTACTGCTTATTTCGCACGACCGTGCATTTCTGGATAATGTTACCCAGCGAACCATTGAAATCTCGCTTGGTAATGTTTACGATTACCGTGTACCCTACTCGCAATACGTGGAGTTGCGCCGTGAACGGCGTGAACAGCAATTGGCCGCCTACCGTAACCAACAAAAGCTCATTGAGGATACCCAGGAGTTTATCGACAGGTTCCGCTACAAGGCCACCAAGGCTGTTCAGGTGCAATCGCGTATTAAGATGCTTGAACGGATGGATATTATTGAGGTTGATGAGGAAGACAGTGCTACCCTGAATATTCGTTTCCCCGAAGCACCCCGCTCAGGCGATGTGGTTATTGAGGCCAAGGAGGTTTCGAAAAGCTTTGGAAACAAGCATGTTTTTTCCGATGTCCATTTTACCATTGAACGCGGCCAAAAGGTGGCCTTTGTTGGCCGTAATGGCGAAGGGAAAACTACCATGAGCCGCATAATTGTTGGTGAACTCCCTTACGATGGACACCTCAAAATTGGTCATAATGTTACCATAGGTTACTTTGCCCAAAATCAGGATGAACTGCTCGATGGGAGCCTAACCGTACTTGAAACCATTGACCACGTGGCTGTAGGAGATATTCGCACCCGTATGCGCGATATACTTGGTGCATTCCTCTTCCGTGGCGAGGATGTTGATAAACGGGTTAGCGTACTATCCGGAGGTGAACGGAACCGGCTCGCCATGGCGAAGCTAATGCTTCAACCCTACAACCTGCTTGTACTCGACGAGCCCACTAATCACCTTGATATGCGCTCTAAAGATGTTCTGAAAAATGCCCTTCAGGCATTTAATGGAACCCTAATCCTTGTTTCGCATGACCGCGATTTCCTAAACGGGCTGGTAGATAAAATCTATGAGTTTACCGATGGTAAGGTAAAAGAACACCTTGGCGGTATATACGATTTTTTGCAGCGCAAAAAGTTGCAAAACTTAAAGGAATTGGAACGTAAACAGGTTGAGCAAAAAGCAAAAAACTCAACCAGCACAAACTCCGAACAAAAAATACAGTGGGAGGAACGTAAAGAACTCGACCGGCAAATCCGCAAGCTGGAGTCGCAAGTTGAGAAGCTGGAAAAGGAAATCGCAATGCTGGAAAGCACTATTGCCGAAACCGATACTAAGCTATCGAACCCTACAACCCATGGCATTGACCTATCCGATAAGGATTTTTTCAAAAAATACGAAAGCCATAAGACTGAACTTATGGAAAAAATGGAGCAGTGGGAAAATCTACTTGCTCAAGTTGAAGAACTAAAAACAAAACGAAACAAAACAAACTAA